Proteins from a genomic interval of Desertifilum tharense IPPAS B-1220:
- a CDS encoding helix-turn-helix transcriptional regulator, with translation MSQDATHSLLELMQRVGISSFKALSRVSGVSERQLLYLRRAQVHRLRLEVFFKLAPVLQVPVGELLATFAGVGEASGELRQAYERLEAQLQVQRQELLQEFQQASLDTLETWLRNWPMAVAKAKEGTLTDPMTLVRLVQPVEKLMQQWGVEPLAQVGDEVAYDPQWHTLNEGSAQPGDRAIVKRPGFRQADKLLHRSLVVPLKD, from the coding sequence ATGTCTCAGGATGCAACCCACTCGTTATTAGAGTTGATGCAACGGGTGGGAATTTCTAGCTTCAAGGCTTTAAGTCGCGTGTCTGGCGTCTCCGAACGCCAGTTACTTTATTTACGACGCGCCCAAGTCCATCGCTTGCGGCTGGAAGTGTTTTTTAAGCTAGCCCCCGTTTTACAAGTCCCTGTTGGCGAGTTATTGGCAACGTTTGCAGGTGTGGGAGAGGCTTCTGGAGAGTTGCGCCAAGCTTACGAACGTTTAGAAGCCCAACTTCAGGTACAGCGTCAGGAACTGTTACAGGAGTTTCAGCAGGCGAGTTTAGATACCTTAGAAACCTGGCTGAGAAATTGGCCGATGGCCGTTGCGAAGGCGAAAGAGGGGACTTTAACCGACCCGATGACGCTGGTACGCTTGGTGCAACCTGTCGAAAAGCTGATGCAACAATGGGGGGTAGAACCGCTAGCCCAGGTGGGCGATGAGGTAGCTTACGATCCGCAATGGCATACTTTGAATGAAGGTAGCGCTCAACCGGGCGATCGCGCTATCGTGAAACGACCGGGCTTCCGCCAAGCTGACAAACTCCTCCATCGTTCTCTGGTCGTTCCTCTAAAGGATTGA
- a CDS encoding Dps family protein encodes MQTLDQVQKVDIGIDENSRQQISEGLSRVLADTYTLYLKTHNFHWNVTGPMFQTLHMMFEEQYTELATAVDDIAERIRALGYSAPATYSEFNRLTSIPETPGVPKAEEMIRLLVEGNEAVVKTVRQAFPAAEDARDESTADLLVERMRIHEKTAWMLRSLLQ; translated from the coding sequence ATGCAAACTCTAGATCAAGTCCAAAAAGTAGATATCGGAATTGACGAAAACAGTCGTCAGCAAATTTCAGAAGGGTTATCTCGCGTCTTAGCAGACACCTACACCCTTTATCTGAAAACCCATAACTTCCACTGGAACGTTACAGGGCCGATGTTCCAAACACTACACATGATGTTTGAAGAACAATACACCGAACTCGCAACTGCCGTAGATGACATTGCAGAACGGATTAGAGCCTTGGGATATAGCGCCCCCGCAACTTACAGCGAATTTAACCGCTTGACCTCCATTCCCGAAACCCCTGGCGTTCCCAAAGCCGAAGAGATGATCCGCTTGTTGGTTGAAGGTAACGAAGCCGTTGTGAAAACGGTTCGCCAAGCTTTCCCCGCCGCCGAAGATGCACGCGACGAATCCACCGCCGACTTGTTAGTCGAACGGATGCGGATTCACGAAAAAACCGCTTGGATGCTGAGAAGCTTGTTGCAATAA
- a CDS encoding molybdenum cofactor biosynthesis protein MoaE, with protein sequence MFSATLSTQDSFAITFAPLSLDEIYALADDPANGAIVVMSGTVRHQTDGKPVVALAYQAYEPMAIEVFRQIAAQIRTTWPDVNRVVIHHRVGKLKIGEISVLVAVGCPHRGEAFAACQYAIDTLKHNAPIWKKEHWADGSSTWVSIGACETGETNC encoded by the coding sequence GTGTTTAGTGCAACTTTATCAACGCAAGATAGTTTTGCCATTACATTTGCGCCCCTTTCCCTGGACGAAATCTACGCGTTAGCAGACGATCCGGCGAATGGGGCGATTGTGGTGATGAGCGGAACCGTGCGCCACCAAACGGACGGTAAGCCGGTGGTTGCCTTAGCCTACCAAGCTTATGAGCCAATGGCGATAGAAGTGTTTCGCCAAATTGCTGCCCAAATTCGCACCACCTGGCCGGACGTTAATCGCGTTGTCATTCATCACCGGGTTGGTAAATTGAAGATTGGCGAAATTAGCGTATTAGTGGCGGTTGGCTGCCCCCATCGGGGAGAAGCGTTTGCAGCCTGTCAGTATGCGATTGATACGCTTAAACATAATGCCCCGATTTGGAAAAAAGAGCATTGGGCGGATGGTTCTAGCACCTGGGTGAGTATTGGGGCTTGCGAAACGGGAGAGACCAATTGCTAG
- a CDS encoding ATP-binding protein — protein MKFWKQHLTSRLASYFLLLSLLTVSTISCVAYLQARQSLKESAFNQLSITATLKEGELARWFEDQQRDFLLTTHLPDVQTRLQILLETASTTPQHQQAKADLDAYLQRVIRLKPNLQEIYVLDGSSRVLLSSQPERERTYEIAANITFLEQVAIGADFAPIFYVSPRTRKPAITLATPIRNANGDRIGLLATQLDLERIDRIIREGNRLGKTGEAYLVGFMVTGNAFISGASPLPESPTESVTSFAIEQAMLGQNGSGLYLNYAGVPVIGVYRWLNNRDLALLVEMAQAEALAPARQLAVTIALIGAFSAIALSVGVYWLSRQITKPILAIAETSTQIAAGELDREAPILTEDEIGILAHNFNQMLRQLKLSRNQSQAYSESLEQKAHELEQTLRQLRRTQAQLIQTEKMSSLGQLVAGIAHEINNPINFIYGNVSHVSRYTEDLLHLLALYDRHYSHPLPEIEAEKDNIDLEFLVADLPKILESMQVGAERISQIVKALRSFSRLDQAQKKPVDIHEGIESTLAILQSRLREQKHRPAIQVIKDYGTLPQVECYAGQLNQVFMHILSNAIDTLDEKYHLAVAVPEPQIAIRTALLEDRVIEGIPKTIQIQISDNGVGMSPTVLAKIFDPFFTTKPVGSGTGLGLAICYSIIVEHHGGELHCHSTPGKGTEFSLQIPYR, from the coding sequence ATGAAGTTTTGGAAGCAGCACCTTACCAGCCGACTTGCAAGTTACTTTCTACTCCTGTCTCTGCTGACGGTGAGTACCATCAGTTGCGTTGCGTATTTGCAGGCCCGCCAATCTTTAAAGGAATCTGCATTCAATCAACTCAGTATTACCGCCACCCTCAAAGAAGGCGAACTTGCCCGTTGGTTTGAGGATCAGCAGCGCGATTTTCTGCTTACCACGCACCTTCCGGACGTGCAAACGCGCTTGCAAATCTTACTGGAGACGGCTTCAACCACCCCCCAACATCAACAAGCGAAAGCGGATCTTGACGCTTATCTGCAAAGGGTTATTCGACTAAAACCCAATCTGCAAGAGATTTATGTATTAGATGGCAGCAGCCGCGTCTTATTGTCGTCTCAACCCGAACGGGAAAGAACCTATGAGATTGCAGCCAATATTACCTTTCTCGAACAAGTTGCCATTGGTGCCGACTTTGCCCCCATTTTTTATGTTTCCCCAAGGACTCGGAAACCGGCCATTACTCTGGCTACCCCGATTCGCAATGCAAATGGCGATCGCATCGGCTTGTTGGCCACTCAACTCGATTTAGAACGCATCGATCGAATTATCCGCGAAGGGAATCGCTTGGGGAAAACCGGGGAAGCTTATCTGGTGGGGTTTATGGTGACTGGCAATGCCTTTATTTCTGGCGCGTCTCCCCTTCCCGAATCTCCTACTGAATCCGTCACCAGCTTTGCCATTGAACAAGCAATGCTCGGACAAAATGGTTCGGGACTGTATCTCAACTATGCCGGGGTTCCGGTGATTGGGGTGTATCGCTGGCTGAACAATCGCGACTTAGCCCTTTTAGTTGAAATGGCGCAAGCCGAAGCCCTTGCACCCGCCCGACAATTAGCCGTCACTATCGCGTTGATTGGTGCGTTCTCTGCGATCGCGCTTTCGGTCGGCGTCTATTGGCTATCGCGCCAAATTACTAAACCCATTTTAGCGATCGCCGAAACCAGCACCCAAATTGCCGCCGGAGAACTCGATCGAGAAGCCCCCATTTTAACGGAAGATGAAATCGGGATTTTGGCTCATAACTTCAACCAAATGCTCCGCCAACTCAAACTTTCCCGCAATCAATCTCAAGCCTACAGCGAAAGCCTAGAACAAAAAGCCCACGAATTAGAACAAACCCTGCGACAACTCCGCCGCACCCAAGCCCAACTGATCCAAACTGAAAAAATGTCGAGTCTCGGTCAGTTAGTGGCAGGTATCGCCCACGAAATCAACAACCCAATTAACTTTATCTATGGCAATGTCTCTCATGTTTCTCGCTACACCGAAGACCTGCTGCACCTGTTAGCCCTATACGATCGTCACTATTCCCATCCCCTACCCGAAATTGAAGCGGAAAAAGACAACATCGATCTAGAATTTTTGGTTGCTGACTTACCCAAAATCTTAGAGTCTATGCAGGTAGGGGCAGAACGGATCTCTCAAATTGTCAAAGCGCTGCGAAGTTTCTCCCGACTGGATCAAGCCCAGAAAAAACCCGTTGATATTCACGAAGGCATAGAAAGCACCCTAGCCATTTTGCAAAGCCGTCTGCGAGAGCAAAAGCATCGACCGGCTATCCAAGTGATTAAAGACTATGGAACCCTTCCCCAGGTGGAATGCTATGCAGGTCAACTCAATCAAGTGTTTATGCACATTCTCAGCAATGCCATCGACACCTTAGATGAAAAATATCATTTAGCGGTTGCCGTCCCAGAACCTCAGATTGCGATCCGGACTGCATTGTTAGAAGATCGGGTCATTGAAGGTATCCCCAAAACGATTCAAATTCAAATTTCCGACAATGGGGTGGGCATGTCCCCTACCGTTCTCGCCAAAATTTTCGATCCCTTCTTTACCACCAAACCCGTCGGTTCCGGAACGGGTTTAGGGCTAGCGATTTGCTATTCCATTATTGTCGAACATCACGGCGGCGAACTCCATTGTCATTCCACCCCCGGAAAAGGAACAGAATTTAGCCTGCAAATTCCCTACCGCTAG
- the dps gene encoding DNA starvation/stationary phase protection protein Dps — MGKNNNHKQTLYPSRIDLPENTRAKVVGLLNETLASTLDLKTQVKQAHWNVKGMDFYQLHELFDEMAGELEEFVDMVAERATALGGLAKGTARVAAQDSILPEYPFDILDGKSHVTALADRYAPYAKHIREAIDKSDRWEDKDTADLYTEISRAIDKRLWFLEAHLQAAEVAAAPEKEKVKG, encoded by the coding sequence ATGGGAAAGAATAATAACCATAAGCAAACGCTCTACCCCAGTCGTATAGACTTGCCTGAAAATACGAGAGCGAAAGTTGTTGGACTGCTCAACGAAACCCTAGCCAGTACCCTAGACCTTAAAACCCAGGTGAAGCAAGCGCACTGGAACGTTAAGGGCATGGATTTTTACCAACTGCACGAACTGTTTGACGAAATGGCTGGCGAACTTGAAGAGTTTGTGGATATGGTCGCCGAACGGGCAACCGCTTTGGGTGGGTTAGCCAAAGGGACAGCCAGAGTTGCCGCCCAAGACTCAATCTTGCCAGAGTATCCCTTTGATATTCTCGATGGTAAGAGTCACGTTACCGCACTAGCCGATCGCTACGCTCCCTACGCCAAACATATTCGCGAAGCGATTGATAAGAGCGATCGCTGGGAAGATAAAGATACCGCCGACTTGTACACAGAAATTTCCCGCGCCATTGACAAGCGCCTGTGGTTCCTAGAAGCCCATCTCCAAGCGGCTGAAGTCGCCGCCGCACCTGAAAAAGAGAAAGTCAAAGGCTAA
- a CDS encoding ParB N-terminal domain-containing protein — translation MLRVEEIPLNQIRRPLPRQTDSTKVAALMESIQAEGLREPIDVLEVEGQYYGFSGCHRYEAHQRLGKETIRCRIRRAPRAVLQKHLA, via the coding sequence ATGCTCAGAGTCGAAGAAATCCCCCTCAACCAAATTCGTCGTCCCTTACCTAGACAAACAGACTCCACAAAAGTTGCGGCCCTGATGGAATCCATTCAAGCCGAAGGACTCCGCGAACCCATCGACGTTCTAGAAGTCGAGGGCCAATATTACGGCTTCTCCGGCTGCCACCGCTACGAGGCTCACCAACGCCTCGGCAAAGAAACCATCCGCTGTCGCATTCGCCGCGCCCCCCGCGCCGTCTTGCAGAAGCATCTAGCCTAA